The genome window CGGAGCGAGCACTCCTGGCCTCCCGGTCCGGTGCGCGGTTCGTGACGCATACCGCCCGCGAGGTGGAGCAGACCGTGCGCCGGCTCGCCCGCGGGCTGCTGGCGATTGGCGTCGAGCCGGGCCAGCGCGTGGCGCTGATGTCGCGCACCCGCCTGGAGTGGGCACTGCTCGACTTCGCCATCCTGATGGCTGGAGGCGTCACCGTCCCCATCTACGACACCTCCTCCGCCGACCAGGTGGAATGGATTGTCCAAGACAGTGAAGCGGAGGTCGCCTTCTTCGAGCACCACAAGATGCACGCCGTCTTCCAGTCCGTGGCGGAGCGGCTGCCCCGGTGCCGCCAGACGTTCGTCATCGACGAGGGGGCGTTCGAGCACCTGATGCGCCTCGGGGAGGGCGTGGACGCCGGGCGCGTGGAGGAGCGGCTGGCGGGCCTGCGAGCCAGCTCACTCGCCACCATCATCTACACCTCGGGGACGACGGGCCGCCCCAAGGGCTGCATGCTGAGCCATGGCAACCTGCGCGCCAACGTGCGGCAGGTCCTCCAGCTGGGTCAGGGCATGCTTCGCCCGGAGGACCGCACGCTGCTGTTCCTCCCGCTGGCCCATTCCCTGGCGAAAATCCTCTTCCTGCTGTCCCTGGAACTCGGGGCGGAGGTGGCCTTCTCCAGCGGCATCTCCCAGCTGAACGAGGAGCTGCTGCTGGTGCGCCCCGACTGGATGGTGGCGGTGCCACGCGTCTTCGAGAAGATCTTCCACGGGGCACAGCGCCGCGCCTGGAGCGCGGGCAAGGAGAAGGCGTTCTCCCTGGCGGAGGAGGTGGCCATCCGGACCTCGCGCGAGCGCGCCGGGGGGCACCTCGCGCTGCGCACGCGGGTGCTGCACGCGGTCCTGGACCGGCTCGTCTACCGGCGGCTGCGCGCGGCGTTCGGCGGGCGGCTGCGCTTCGCCGTGTCCGGGGGAGGTCCGCTGAGTGAGCGGCTGACGCGCTTCTTCGATGGCGTGGGCGTGGAGGTGCTCGAGGGCTACGGCCTCACGGAGTCGAGCCCGGTGCTGACCCTCAACGTCCACAGCGCATGGAAGCCCGGCTCGGTGGGACGGCCCCTGCCTGGCACCACCCTGCGCATCGCGGACGACGGCGAAGTCCTGGCGCGCGGGCCCCAGGTGTTCGAGGGCTACTGGCACAATGAGGCCGCCACGCGTGACACCCTCACCCCGGACGGGTGGCTGCGCACGGGGGACCTCGGCTCGCTGGACGAGGACGGCTACCTGCGCATCACCGGGCGCAAGAAGGAGCTGCTCGTCACGGCGGGAGGCAAGAACGTGGCCCCGGCGCCCCTGGAAGAGCGCCTCCGGGCCCACCCGCTGGTGAGCCAGGCCGTCGTCGTCGGCGACGGCCTGCCCTTCGTGGCCGCCCTGGTGACGCTGGACGCAGAGCGCCTCCGCGACTGGGCGGGCGAGCATGGCAGGAGCGGGCAAACCGTGGAGCAGCTCGTGGGCACGCCGGAGCTGCGTGCGGAGCTCCAGCACGCCATCGAGGATGCGAACCGGCCCGTGTCGCGCGCCGAGGCCATCCGCGAGTTCGCCATCCTGCCGAACGACTTCACCGTGGAGAGCGACGAGCTGACACCCTCGCTGAAGGTGAAGCGCGGGCTCGTCACCCAGCGCTACGCGTCCGTCATCTCGGCGATGTACGCGCAGCCGTGAGGGCCCTCGAGCTCCGCCCTCGTCAGAGTGAGCGCAGGAACGCGACGAGTGCTTCCCGCTCGGACTTGTCGAGCGCCTTGAAGCGCTCGCGCGAAGCGGCGGCCTCGCCGCCGTGCCAGAGGATGGCCTCCTCGAAGCCTCGCGCGCGGCCGTCATGGAGCAGGCGGACCTGCTTGCTGACCACCTCCAGCAACCCCAGGCCCCACAGCGGAGGCGTCCTCCACTCGGAGCCGCTCGCCTCCGAGTCCGGGCGGCTGTCGGCCAGCTCCGGCCCCAGGTCATGTAGCAGCAGGTCCGTGTAGGGGCGGACCGTCTGATTCCCCAGCTCCGGGACGTCGGTGACGTCTCCCGTCTTGAAGCTGGCGTGGTGGCAGGTGGCGCAGCCCGCCTGCTGGAAGAGCGCTTCCCCCTTCACCACCGCGGGCTCCGCCACACCTCTGCGCGCCGGGACGGCGAGGAGCCGGAGGTACAGCGTCGTCCTCTCGAGCTCGTGCTCGGACACCGCGGGCGATTGCGCGGGCGCCTGGGCCAGACAGGACGCCTGCTTCGCCGTGCAGTTGCTGCCAGGCTTCAGCGGCGACGTCAGCCCGAGGTCCTCGGAGAAGGCGCTCGCCACCTGCTGCTCCAGCGAGGGTTGATTGGCCTTCCAGCCGAAGCGGCCCAGCTCGGCCTTTCCCGTGCGCGCGCTGATGACCCGGTTCGGTCGGCCGGAGACGCCGTCGCCGTCGCGGTCCTCGGCATCCGCCAGGGCGAGGATGGCCTCCTCGGGTATGGCCTCGAGCAGGCCGAGCCCGAAGACCTGGGCGGGGATGCGGGGAGACATCATGGCGTTCGGCAACAGCCGGCCGTAGCCCAGCCGGGTGATGCGATAGCGGGGCTTGCGCAGGGTGTACGGCGTCCCATCGGCGTAGCGGCCCTTCAGCTCCGTATAGGAGACCTGGACCGCGCCCTCGGCCGGGACTCCCGGGACGCCCCGGTCATTGAGCTGACCGCCATACACGGGCTCGGGGTGCCCCGCGGGCGCGTCCGGCGACGGTACGCTCAGCCGGACGAGCAGCGGCGCCTCCGTGCCCACGTCCGGAGCAGGCCGGCCGCGGCCGTCCTTGAAGTGGCAGGAGCCGCACCCCGTGGCGTTCGTCAGCGCTCCCACCCGGCCCTCCCCATGAGCCGCCCAGTCCCTCGTGAACAGCTGCTTGCCGTCGCGCATCTGGTACCAGCGCGCGGGATCCAGATTCCCCAGCGCGCGGCCAAAGGCGTTGTGGGAGGTGTCGAACACCGTCGTGCTTCCGCCGGAGAGCGCCGTGTCCTCCGCGCGCCCGGGGGCCTCCGTCGAGCGCGAGTCCGGCACCGGCGCTTCCTGCCGGGGAGCCCCCGCGGTGAGCAGCAGGGCCGATAGACACCAGATTGCCTTCATGGGGGCTCGCATCGGAGGGATTGGCTCGAACCGGTGTCAACGGCCAGGGAGGGAGCGACCTGCTCCCTCCCCGGACCGCTACAGCATGACTACTTGCCAGCCGGCGTGACGGACTCGGCGGTGATGACCGTCGAGCGCGCCGTGGTCTGCAGGTCGATACGGTTGAAGCTCAGGTACGGGTAGTTGGACGGGCCCGAGACCTCCTCGTGCAGGACGATCCGGTCGGCGCGGACAATCTGGCCGTTCGGCAGTCGCACCGCCGGCTCGGCGACGGCGAGCGTCCAGAAGCAGGCGCTGTTGGCCGCCGCGTTGCCGAAGCCCACGTAGGGGCGGCACGGGGTGCTGCAGTAATTGCAGTTGGAGTAGCCGTTCGCGTAGCAGCTGCTGAGACACGCGTCGTACGTCTGCGTGCGGGGACGGCAGCTCGGCGTCCAGTTCCCACCGGGAATCATCATGCCCACCGCGCCCTGCTCGCCGCTCCGGACGCCGCCGACGGCGGCCTGGAGCCGGCCGTTGTAGTACGCGATGACGGAGTAGGTGGTGTTCTCGCCCGAGCCGGTGAAGGTCGCGGAGTAGGTGGTCCGGTCCGCCTGCGAGTCCACGGTGGTGGTGCTGACGGGCTCGCCCTCAGCCACGGCGGTGAACAGGTTGCGCTGGGCGCCGTCGGAGACAATCTCCGCCGTCCAGGCCGCGGCCGACGGCAGGTGGATGGCAACGCCATCCTTGCCGGTGGCCTGGGGAACGTCGATGCGAACGCCCTTCTCCGTGGCGCTCACCTTGGCCGCGCCAATGCCGCAGTGATTCAGGTCCTGGAACTTCACGCAGTCCTGCGCCTGGGCCTGGCTGATCGGGACGAGAAGGGCGAGCAGTGCGGCGCTGAGCGCGGCGCGGAGATTCAGTGACAGACGCATGGACGACTCCTGATGTTCCAAGGGGAATCCCTGGATGCAGGTATTTGCTGCTTCAAGTGTCATGCCATGCGCGCCCACTGGCGGACGGAGCGGCGCGAGTGACGTGAATGGCCACAGTCTCGCGTGGCTTTGTAACGGGACTGGCTACAGCGGAGGGCAGGGCGCGCAGTGAGCGCGTCAGGACTGGGGCTCGGTTGTTTCAGCCAGCAGCACGGAGGCACGGCGGGCCGCCATGAGTAGCTCGTCGGAGAGGGGCGTCCCCGCCGTCGCCCTCGCGAGGCTCAGCGTTCCGATGCAGAGCGCGTAGGTCGCCAAGGCTCGCTCCCGTGCGCTCGCTCGGGCGTCTCCGGAGAGGTTCGCGGCGATGCCCTCCACCATCAATTCCACCTGCTGGGAGAGTGTCTCCTTCAGCGCCGGCTCTCCGCGAACCACGTCCGAGAGCGCCGCCGGCATCACACACGCGGGAACCTCCGCGTCACGGTGCGCCCGGGAGAGGTAGCGCCTCACGATGTGGCTCAGCCACTCCGCGCCTCGCAGGTCCTCCAGCCCCTGGAACCACTCTTCCCGCCGCCTTCCCATGAGGCGCGTGAGTGTTTCGATGAGCAGCGCCTGCTTCGAGCCGAAGTGCGCATAGAAGCCGCCCACCGTCAGCCC of Pyxidicoccus trucidator contains these proteins:
- a CDS encoding AMP-dependent synthetase/ligase — protein: MKETTGTGDAVLAEDAHLLRPLLDHARLTPERALLASRSGARFVTHTAREVEQTVRRLARGLLAIGVEPGQRVALMSRTRLEWALLDFAILMAGGVTVPIYDTSSADQVEWIVQDSEAEVAFFEHHKMHAVFQSVAERLPRCRQTFVIDEGAFEHLMRLGEGVDAGRVEERLAGLRASSLATIIYTSGTTGRPKGCMLSHGNLRANVRQVLQLGQGMLRPEDRTLLFLPLAHSLAKILFLLSLELGAEVAFSSGISQLNEELLLVRPDWMVAVPRVFEKIFHGAQRRAWSAGKEKAFSLAEEVAIRTSRERAGGHLALRTRVLHAVLDRLVYRRLRAAFGGRLRFAVSGGGPLSERLTRFFDGVGVEVLEGYGLTESSPVLTLNVHSAWKPGSVGRPLPGTTLRIADDGEVLARGPQVFEGYWHNEAATRDTLTPDGWLRTGDLGSLDEDGYLRITGRKKELLVTAGGKNVAPAPLEERLRAHPLVSQAVVVGDGLPFVAALVTLDAERLRDWAGEHGRSGQTVEQLVGTPELRAELQHAIEDANRPVSRAEAIREFAILPNDFTVESDELTPSLKVKRGLVTQRYASVISAMYAQP
- a CDS encoding di-heme oxidoredictase family protein — encoded protein: MKAIWCLSALLLTAGAPRQEAPVPDSRSTEAPGRAEDTALSGGSTTVFDTSHNAFGRALGNLDPARWYQMRDGKQLFTRDWAAHGEGRVGALTNATGCGSCHFKDGRGRPAPDVGTEAPLLVRLSVPSPDAPAGHPEPVYGGQLNDRGVPGVPAEGAVQVSYTELKGRYADGTPYTLRKPRYRITRLGYGRLLPNAMMSPRIPAQVFGLGLLEAIPEEAILALADAEDRDGDGVSGRPNRVISARTGKAELGRFGWKANQPSLEQQVASAFSEDLGLTSPLKPGSNCTAKQASCLAQAPAQSPAVSEHELERTTLYLRLLAVPARRGVAEPAVVKGEALFQQAGCATCHHASFKTGDVTDVPELGNQTVRPYTDLLLHDLGPELADSRPDSEASGSEWRTPPLWGLGLLEVVSKQVRLLHDGRARGFEEAILWHGGEAAASRERFKALDKSEREALVAFLRSL
- a CDS encoding TetR/AcrR family transcriptional regulator, giving the protein MGHPPEQKQATHERILEAAGVLIRRQGFSGTSVEHVMRAAGLTVGGFYAHFGSKQALLIETLTRLMGRRREEWFQGLEDLRGAEWLSHIVRRYLSRAHRDAEVPACVMPAALSDVVRGEPALKETLSQQVELMVEGIAANLSGDARASARERALATYALCIGTLSLARATAGTPLSDELLMAARRASVLLAETTEPQS